A window of Clostridioides sp. ES-S-0010-02 genomic DNA:
AATAAAAAATCAAGTTTCTTATTCAAAATGATATAATCCATAATTCCATCTTCTAAATTTATAATACCAAATAATTAAATTTATATGCTTAATTATGTTAAAATTAGTTTTACTGCACTCCAAACAAGTACTAGTGCCATAATAATATTAATTACTTTATAATGCTTGTTTATATATTTTTGTAAAATACCTCCTGCTAGAGCCCATGTCAAAGTCCCAGATATGCCTACAATACTATTACAAACTGCTGCTGATAATAAATATTCAACTGACTGTGACACAGGTATTACATACCCTGTATATACAGTAATAGCAAATATTATAATTTTTACATTGACAAACTGCAAAATAAATCCAGTCCAAAAGGATTCTTTCTTCACATCACTATCATTGTTTGGTTTGCTCTTAGCTACTTGTATTGCTAACCAAATAATATAAAGTGCTCCTATGTACTTCATAATACCAGTAATCATTGGTATAAACTTTGATAATTCAAGGCATCCAAGAGCACATATAAACATAATACATATAAATCCCATACTAATTCCTATAACCACTGACTTTCCTTTTTTCCATCCATTATTACTAATTGTGTTTAATGCAAGAATATTATTAGGTCCTGGTGTAAAACCTGTAACAAATGCGTATGGTAAAAAAGACAATAAAACTTCACTCAACACTTGTAATCACTCTCCTTTTATATTATAATACTATAAATCAAACAATAAAAAAAATCGAAATATTTAAATCTATACTTCAATTATATTGAATGAAATGAGGATGAGCATGTATTTTAAATACCTACAAACTTTTAAAACCATAATAGAAGAAGGTAGTTTTTCTAAAGCAGCAAATAAACTCAATTACACACAATCAACAATAACATTCCAAGTGCAACAGTTAGAACAAGAGCTATCTACACACTTATTTGAAAAGATAGGAAGAAAAATGGTTCTAACTAAAGCTGGCAAAAATCTAATACCTTATGTGGATGACGTTCTATGTTCTGTTGATAAAATGAAGAATTTTGGTACTGACTTGTCTGAGTTACGTGGTGATTTACATATCGCAATGGGAGAAACTCTTATTTGTTATAAAATACCTCCTATTTTAAAACGTTTTCATGAAATGGCACCAAATGCAAGGCTATTTCTTCGCTCAATGAATTGCTATGATATTAGAAATTCTTTGCTTGCAGGAAGCATTGATTTAGGAATATTTTATAAAGATATTGGAGGCTTGGGAAATTCTATTTCTACCTATACTGTTGGAGAATCACCTTTGACACTAGTTGCATCTCCAAAAGTAAAAAAACAATTCCCTGATTTTATTACTCCAAACCAAGAATTAGATATACCTTTCATAATAGATGAGCCAGCATGTATTTTTAGACAAATGTTTGAATCATATTTAAATGAAAAAAATATTACTCTAGACCATACGATTGAACTCTGGAGTATACCTACTATTAAAAATTTAGTAAAAAATGATATGGGAGTGTCATACCTTCCTACGTTTGCAGTAGAAG
This region includes:
- a CDS encoding LysR family transcriptional regulator, with protein sequence MYFKYLQTFKTIIEEGSFSKAANKLNYTQSTITFQVQQLEQELSTHLFEKIGRKMVLTKAGKNLIPYVDDVLCSVDKMKNFGTDLSELRGDLHIAMGETLICYKIPPILKRFHEMAPNARLFLRSMNCYDIRNSLLAGSIDLGIFYKDIGGLGNSISTYTVGESPLTLVASPKVKKQFPDFITPNQELDIPFIIDEPACIFRQMFESYLNEKNITLDHTIELWSIPTIKNLVKNDMGVSYLPTFAVEDDLKTGELCAIDTELDDRSIVAVCGHHKNKWISPLMQLFIDLVVSNEK
- a CDS encoding LysE family transporter; translated protein: MLSEVLLSFLPYAFVTGFTPGPNNILALNTISNNGWKKGKSVVIGISMGFICIMFICALGCLELSKFIPMITGIMKYIGALYIIWLAIQVAKSKPNNDSDVKKESFWTGFILQFVNVKIIIFAITVYTGYVIPVSQSVEYLLSAAVCNSIVGISGTLTWALAGGILQKYINKHYKVINIIMALVLVWSAVKLILT